In Candidatus Persebacteraceae bacterium Df01, the genomic window TTTACACCGGTGACGGTGCCCAAGCGGCAGGAAAAGTGGTAGTGGAAAGGTTAAATTTTCAAGGTAATGCAACTCCCTGCGGTTTTTTATTGAATGATGACGACGATTTGAATTTGCGCCAACTGCAACGACATAAAAACACCCACAAAGGAAATTATGGAACTCTGGCGGTTATCGGTGGAGCAACCGGCATGGTTGGTGCATCGGTACTGGCCACCCGTGCCGCTGTGCGATTGGGTGCGGGAAAAGTATTTGCGTTAAGTTTGGCGAATCCCGTTCCGTTGCTGGATTGGTCAATGCCGGAAGTCATGTGGTGCACTGCTACCGCAGATATATTGAAAACACTATCATTACAAGCTGGCGTTATTGGTGTAGGAATGGGAACAGACTCGGCGGCAAAACGATTGTTAAAAACTGCCCTGACGCTTCCGTTACCTTTGGTGGTAGATGCAGACGCACTTAATTTACTAGCACAACATTTGCCTTTGCGCAACCTTTGCACCAACAGAAAAGCGCCTCTAATATTAACGCCACATCCGACAGAGGCAGCACGAATGTTGGGAAGCGACACAATCGCGGTTAATAAGGACCGCGTTCACGCCGCCAAAACGCTTGCGGCAAACTATAGCGCTTGTGTCATATTAAAAGGAGCTGGCACGGTTATTGCTGACAGCAGCGGCTGGTGCATCTGCGCCGCGGGCAACCCTGGGCTAGCACAAGCGGGCGCAGGCGATGTGCTCGCTGGCATTATCGGCGCTCTACTAGCACAAACACAAAATGCGGAATTTGCTGCCCGCGCCGGAGTTTGGCTACATGCGGCAGCTGCAGACGAGCAGGCTGCTCAAAGCGGCACAATTGGATTGAATTTAAACACATTAGCTGAAACGGCAGCACGCCGACTCAATTTGTATATTGAAAATCAAGTCGGCGATTAGCTCTTTTCATCAACAAGAATAATACATCTCGAATTCTATGGGCTGCGGAGACTCACGAAAACGTGCCACTTCTTGCTGCTTCAATTCCAAATAAGCGTCTATGGCATCATCGTCAAAAACGCCCGTAGACGTCAGAAATTTGCGATCTTTATCTAATTCCACCAACGCATCAGCCAGCGAACCACACACTTCCTTTACTTTGCGCACCTTTTGGTCTGTAGAACGTGAATCATGATAAAGGTTGAAATCACAAGGATCACCGGGATCAATTTTATTTTTAATGCCGTCCAACCCTGCCAATAACAATCCTGCAAAACACAAATATGGATTTGCCGAAGAATCAGGAAAACGCGTTTCCACTCGCCGCGAAGATGCTGAAGAATGAGGAATACGTAACGCCGCTGAACGGTTGCGAGCAGAATAAGCAAGTTTGACCGGCGCTTCAAATCCCGGCATCAATCGCCGGTAAGAATTGGTAGAAGCGTTAGTCAACGCATTAAGTGCGCGGGCGTGCTTCAAAATTCCGCCAACATACCACAGCGCTTCTTGGGACAATCCTCCATACAACCCTCCCTGAAAGATATTTTTACCGTTTTTGGAAATAGATTGATGCACATGCATGCCACTTCCATTGTCACCTTTGAGCGGTTTGGGCATAAATGTCGCCGTCTTGCCAAACTGATGCGCCACGTTGAGCACCACATATTTCAAAAATTGATTGTCATCGCCTCGCGCCACCGCTGCCCCACCGCGAGTACCAATTTCACACTGACCGGCAGTCGCCACTTCGTGGTGGTGCACTTCCGCTTCCATGCCCATGTCACACAACCGTAAACACATTTCATTACGCATATCAACTAAAGAATCCACCGGAGGCACCGGAAAATAACCGCCTTTAACACCGGGACGATGACCGCTGTTAAAACCGTCAAGATCCAAACTCGATGACCACGCTCCCTCTTCGCTACGAATGGAAAAACCGGTTTTATGCATATCATTTTTGAACTGCACCGAATCAAAAACAAAAAATTCCTGTTCAGATCCAAACATCACCGAATCACCAATACCCGTCTTTTTCAAATAGGTTGTAGCGGCGGCAGCAATGGAACGCGGACAACGGTTGTAAGGCTTATTATCATGAGGACGAAACACGTCACACATCAAAATCAGCGTTTTTTCATCCAAAAATGGATCTACACGGGCAGAAGAAGCATCCGGCATCAACACCATATCTGAATCTTCAATGCCGCGCCAGCCAGGAATAGATGAACCATCAAAACCTTTGCCTTCAGACAAAAAATCGGCATCCACGTGCGTCGCTGGTGCGGTGATGTGATGGCATTTGCCATAGTAATCAGTAAACCGAAAATCTACAAAAACAATATTTTCATCTTTGATTTTTTTCAGAATTTTGGTGTTGCTCATTTTAAGTTCCTTTGTCTTTAAAGTGATGTAAATCAAACAATGCTCATTATACATTAATTTTTTGATTGGATATCATTATTTTTTCTTATGATTAGATACGCCTCTACCTTCTATTAATAAAAAAATAAAAAACTATCCAATTTTAAAAGACTAGACCGAGCAGATGAAGGCATATCGATTGACGCCGATTTGTTAACTTCGGTTACGTAGCCAATAAATTACAACAAAGCAGTGCCACCAAGCACTAAATCGCCGATTGAATTCAACCGTTGTGCCTAATATTGGTTTTTCAATATGCGTTGTTGTTGTCGTTGCCAATCACGTTTTTGCAACGCGTCGCGCTTGTCGTGTTTTTTCTTTCCCCGCGCTAATCCCACCAGAATTTTTATTTTACCGCGCACTAAATGCAGATTAAGCGGCACTAGAGTAAGGCCTACCTGTTGTGTTTTGCCAATAAGGTAGCTAATTTCCTTTGCCGTCATCAATAGTTTGCGGCTGCGTAATGGCTCCGCTTCAACATGTGTAGATGCCGCCGTTAATGGCGAAAAATGGCTTCCCAACAAAAACAACTCGCCGCGCGACACAGCAACATAGCTTTCGCCGATTTGTGCTCGACCGCCGCGTACGGATTTAACTTCCCACCCCTGCAATACCAAACCAGCGGTATACGTTTCCAAAATTTCATAATTAAACCGGGCACGACGATTTTCAGCCAGCCTTCGTTGCGCCGCTGCCCGTGCCTGTTGTTGGTCGCTTTTTGAAGACTTTCCCATCATTCATGCGTCGCTGCCCGCTTGCGCCGAGCCGCGCGCGGATCTCGCACTAGTGATTGATAAATTTCCACACGGTCACCATCCTCCAGTCGCTCATCGCGCCCACATAATCGCCCAAAAACACCCACCGATGTTGCTTCTTCACAATTATCCGCAGCCAAAGCATCGCCCACCGTGGCCCCTCCCGACAAAGTCAGCATTCGCTCTTTACCACCGTTGGTAATAGCCACTCGGATATTGCCGCGCCCTGCTTCGCCGTAACGTTCTTTGGCGAGTGCGATAAAACTATCGACAAAACGACCAAACACAGCATCAAGCACTCGACTAAACAGTTTTTTTAGCGGCCCACTCTTAAATTCATATTCCAATTCAAACTCTACTCGACTGCGACCGTCACCCAAGTTAACAAAATTCCAACCGCCCTGCAAGGAATTAAGCGGCCCCTCAGCCAATGTCATGTCAATGCGTGACGGCCGTTGATGGCGGTTATCTGTGGCAAAAAATACTTTAACCCCGCAATAATGAATATGCAAGACGGCGCGCACCAATTCACCGTTGCGCGTAACCTCTGCTCGTTCGCACCACGGCAAAAAATCAGGATACGACTCGATGTCATCCACCAATGCAAACATTTGCTCGGCGGAATAAGAAACAATAAGCGTGCGCCGCATGGCGTTATGAATTAAAGCTGCCACGCTCACTAGCGTTTGGCGACTGATCAAAACTGTCGTGTTCCTCAGTGGCTTGTGCAAACCGAGTGTGTTTTTTATCGAAAATTAGAGGCACAGTACCTGTCGGACCGTTACGCTGTTTGCCTATAATCAATTTGACCTTTGTTCCGCTATCGTGACCACCATAGCTTTCCGACTCGTCCGTTTTTTCGTGTAAAAATAACACCAAGTCAGCGTCCTGTTCAATTGCACCGCTTTCTCGCAAATCCGACAGCACGGGCTCTTTGTTAGGGCGCACGTCCACACTGCGATTGAGCTGTGACAGCGCCACCACAGGCACATTCAATTCTTTCGCCAGTGCTTTCAGTCCGCGTGACACTGCTGACACTTCCAGCACTCGATTTTCTACTCCGTCACCACCCGCACTCATCAACTGTAAATAGTCCACCACTATTAAAGAGAGTTTGCAACCATCTCGCGACAGCTGCCGGCGCGCACGACGCGCCATGCTACGTGCTTCCAAAATATTAAGTGCGCCACGGTCTTCTATGTATATATTGCGCTGCCCCAGTGTAGATACCGACTCAGTAAATTTTCGCAAATCATCACCGTCCATGGCACGCCCGTCCCAGTGCTTGCCGGTGCGCAACAAATTCGCGTCTAAACCATCCTGTGAAATTAGACGCATCACCAGTAAATTAACCGACATTTCCAAACTAAAAAACACCACGCCACCACCAGTTGCAGAAACATGACGCGCTACATTTAAGGAAAACGCCGTTTTGCCGGCGCCGGGGCGACCTGCAATAATCACTAAATCACCACCGTGTAGGCCATTGGTCATTTTGTCCAATTTGGGGTATCCAGTAGGCGCCCCTCGCAAAGCATCAAAATTTTTACTTTGTATGATGGGAATCATGCGATTAAGATAACTTTCTGCCTCTTTACCCGCTAAACGCATACCAGCTGCTTCACCAGCAAACTGACCGCCAATAGCCGCTAGTCGCGACTCGGCTTCATCTAATAATTTAAGTGGCGGCTTATCGCCTGGGTGATACACTTCTGCTGCCGCTTCGGACAATACTTGTGCCATTTGTCGCAACAACGCCATATCGCGCACCAACTCCGCATAGGCCGACACATTCACTGCAGCCGCACCGCTATCAGCAATGGCAGCGATGTATTCGGCGCCGCCGGCTTCTCGTAACCGGTCGTCCGCTTGTAGACGCTGAGTCAGTAAAATGGGATCAGCGTGCTGATTCAGCGCTAATTCCTGAATACACTTGAATATCAGTTGGTGCCGCTTGTCATAAAAATGCTCACTGCGTAACGTGCCATCCAAGTCGTTGAATAAATCGTTATTGAGCAACAACGCACCCAACAACGCCTGCTCAGCCTCCACCGCGTGCGGTGAGGTCAACTTATTGCGCGGCGTGTCGTCAATAACGGGATGAGCAATGTCGGATTGGCTGTTCATGGCAGTCAGCAAGAAAAAGATTATATCCCGCACGGAATTTTTTACTTGTAGTCATTTTGTTGATAACCTGTGCGAAAGATATGCTGTGGTAAATTGTGGTTAGAATACCAACGGCTAGCCGATGTTAAATAATCTATTAGGATAAAAATGTCTTTTTCAACCTCCACAACCCCAAAATACGGTCCCGACAGCGTATTACCAAAACAAAAATTGTTCATCAACGGACATTTTGTTGATGCAACGTCCGATGACGCTTTTGACACTATCAATCCAGCAACCAATAAAACTATCTGCTCTGTACAACAAGCATCGCAGCAAGATATAGACAAAGCGGTTTCCGCCGCGCGTGACGCTTTTCCTGCTTGGGCGGCAACACCGGCGCGAGAACGGGGAACAATATTGCGCCGCGCTGCCAAGATTTTACTCGCTCGCAATGAGGAATTAGCTGCCTTAGAAACACTGGATACCGGCAAGGCAATTAGTGAAACACAAACGGTTGACATCATCACCGGCGTAGAAGTGCTGGAATACTATGCTGGCATTGCACCCACTTTGCATGGTGATTATTTTGACCATCCGCCCACCGCGTTCAGCATTATTCATCGCGAACCGCTGGGAGTATGTGCCGGAATCGGGGCGTGGAACTACCCCATCCAAATCGCTATGTGGAAATCGGCGCCAGCACTAGCTTGCGGCAATACCATGGTATTTAAACCAGCAGAATTGACTCCACTGAGCGCGCTGGCATTGGCCGACATTTATTGTGAAGCTGGTGTCCCAAACGGTGTCTTCAATGTAGTGCAAGGCGACGCCCGGATTGGAAGAATGCTGTCTTTGCACCCAGGCATTGACAAAGTATCACTCACCGGCGAGGCTGGCACCGGAAAAAAAGTCATGGCGGATGCCGCTACCACGCTCAAACACGTAACTTTTGAATTGGGTGGCAAATCACCGTTGCTCATTTTTGCCGATGCCGACATAGAAAGTGCCGTATCGGCAGCGCTGGTGGCGAATTTCTTTTCCACCGGTCAGGTGTGCTCAAACGGCACCCGCGTTTTTGTAGAACGCTCAGTTATTGATGAATTTATCACTCGCTTGCGCCCGCGAGTAGAAGCAATGCGTGTAGGTTGTCCATTTGATCCACAAACACAAGTGGGACCGCTCGTCAGCACGAAGCATTGGCAAAAAGTAATGTCTTATATGGATGACGCCTTTGCTTCCGCCGCCACACATGTAACCGGCGGACAACGCCCTACCGACTCTTCATTGACGGCGGGAAATTATGTTCTACCTGCAGTATTTGCTGATTGTGATGACAATATGCGCTTTGTCCGTGAGGAGGTGTTCGGTCCGCTAATGTCAATATTAACTTTTGACAATGAAGAAGAAGTGTTGGCACGCGCCAATGCCACTGATTATGGCTTAGCAGCAGCGGTATTTTCCCGTGATTTTTCCCGCGCTCATCGGCTGGCGCAACGATTACAAGCGGGCACGGTGTGGATCAACGACTATAACACTCTACCCCCAGAAGTTCCTTTTGGTGGCGTAAAGGGTTCGGGAATAGGTCGCGAAAACGGGCTGCAAGCGGTGGAACATTACACTCAAACGAAAACTGTATATGCCAATACGGGTGATTTTAAAGGTTGTTACTAAACGTAAAATGATAATCCTGTTTTTTACGGGCTACCGTCAACAACTGCCACATTCAAAATTCGCATTATTATTGAATTTCGTTATAATTGTTGCCACTGGTGCACTCCAAGTGCTTCGGTTATTTTTTTCTATATTGTATAAAAAGGAGAGTTAATGAACACCACAACCAAAAAAATTGTTGCCAGCTTTGCCGCTACCGCCCTGATTGCGGGCAATGCGTTGGCAGCAAAAGACATTGAATTGACCATCGTGTCATGGGGTGGCGCTTACACTGATAGCCAACAAAACGCCTATCACGCCCCCTACATGAAAGCTAACCCGCATGTTTCCATCATTAACGATGACTCTTCCAATGAAGCGGTTCCCAAATTGCGAGCACAAAATGAAGCCGGCAATATTAATTGGGATTTGGTGGACATGGTACCTGCTGATGCAATTCGCGCCTGCGATGAAGGTATTGTCATAGAAATCGACTTCGACAAAGTGTTGGCTCCGGCACCCGATGGCACCTCGCCAACTCAAGACTTTGGCGCCTCACTGGTATCACCCTGTTTTATACCGCAAATCGTTTATTCCACCACTTTTGGTTACCGCTCTGACGTGGCGGAATGGGGCGGCAAAAAACCAACCTCCATAAAAGATGTATTTGACACCAAAAATTTCCCAGGCAAACGTTCTTTGGAAAAGCGGCCGGTCAACAATATGGAGTGGGCACTCATCGCCGATGGCGTATCGCCAGATCAAGTGTATGATGCACTTTCCACGCCCGAAGGCGTTGACCGTGCGTTTGCCAAACTGGACACTATTAAAGATGACATTATTTGGTGGAGTTCGGGCGCAGATACCCCAGATCGTTTAGCTAAAAAAGAAGTAGTTATGGGCTCTACCTACAATGGTCGTCTGTTTGCTCTGATTGAAGAACAAAAGCAGCCAGTGGAAATGATGTGGGATTGGCAGATTTTTGAGTTGGACGGCTGGGTCATACCCGCCGGCTTGCCAAAAGATCGCCTGCAAGCAGTGTTGGATTATTTGTATTATGCTACTGACACCCAACGGCTAGCCGATCAATCAAAATACATTTCTTACGGACCGGCTCGCCAATCTTCCGCACCACTAGTTGGAAAACACGCTACGCTAGACATTGATATGGCACCACACATGCCAACCGATCCAAACAATGCCAAAAACACGCTCTACAACAACATAGAGTGGTGGGCGGACAATCGTGATGAATTAGACCAGCGTTTTCAAGCTTGGTTAGATCAGTAAAAACGTTCTTTCTTGGTAGCGCTCGCTCGATTTTTAGTGGCGCTACCTTTTGAAAGAAAAAAAATGACTGATGTTGTCAACGACACTACACTAAAAACTCGTTTTTCCCGTACCGAACGACGTAAGCGAGTTCGGGCGTTATTGCTGGTATTACCACTATTTTTATTTATCTGCGTGACATTTTTGGCCCCCGTAGCCGAAATGCTGTTCCGCAGCACGGATAATACGGCAGTACATAACGCACTCACTAATACACACAAAGCGCTATCCAGTTGGGACGAAAATAGCGGTGAACTACCGCCACAGGCGGCATATTTGGCCATTATTGCCGACGTTAAGGCAGGTGCGAAAAAAAAAATGTTCACCCGTGTCGGCCGACGGCTAAACTATCAAATATCCGGCGTTTCCAGCATGTTTCGAAAAACAGCTCGCCAAGCTCGGCGTCTGCCTGACGATATTGCTGACCCGCAAACAGCTCTCATTAAAATCCACAAAAAATGGGGGGATGTCAATATCTGGCGAGGAATTAAATATTTCACTACACCCTATACCAGCAGCTACTATCTAGATGCAACGGATTTTGGCTATGTCCTAGAAAATGGCGACTACGCTCGCAAAGTTGAATCTCAGCGTGTCTATTTGAATCTGTTTTGGCGAACGATTATCATGTCAGTAGCTATCACCCTGTTGACGTTATTAATGGCCTATCCCACCGCCTTTTTGATTTCCAGTATATCCTCCCAAAGTGCTAATTTATTACTCATTATGGTGTTATTGCCCTTTTGGACATCGCTTTTGGTGCGCACTACTTCATGGATTGTGCTGTTATATCAGGAAGGCGTAATTAACGATTTACTCGTGTCTCTGGGGCTAGTAAGCGACGACGGGCGACTGGAACTCATTCATAATACCACCGGCACCATCGTGGCAATGACCCACATTTTATTGCCTTTTATGTTACTACCGCTGTACAGCGTAATGAAAACTATTAATCCCGCATATATGCGGGCAGCTCGTTCCATGGGAGCGGGAGCGTTCACAGCGTTTCGGCGCGTGTATTTCCCTCAGACCGTGCCTGGCATTGGTGCCGGTGCTATTTTAGTCTTCATCCTTGCCATCGGCTATTATATAACGCCAGAACTAGTCGGCGGCGTAGAAGGCACGTTTATCTCCAACCGCATTGCATATCATGTGCGCAGTTCGGGTAACTGGGGTCTGGCGTCAGCGCTAGGCTTTATATTACTGATCTTAGTGCTATTAATGTATTGGTGTTACGACAAAATTGTCGGCATTGACAATATGAAATTGGGTTAACCATGATGCCGTCTTATGTACAGGGCTGGGAAAAAATATGGCATTACGTTCTGCGGGTGATTGCCGGCTTAGTTTTGTTTTATCTTATTTTTCCAATTTTTGTCATCGTTCCGCTGTCGTTTAACGCGTTGCCGTATTTTGTTTTCACCGAAGAAATGCTGTCGCTGGACCCAGCAGGTTATTCGCTGCAATGGTACAAAGATTTTTTTACTGACATTAACTGGCAAACAGCGGTAAAAAACAGCGTGATTATTTCTCTGTTCTCCACGCTGCTCGCAACTTTCCTTGGAACATTAGCGGCGCTGGGCCTATCGCGTTCTTATCTACCGTTCCGCCGCGCTATTATGGCCATGTTAATTTCACCGATGATCGTACCGCTCATTATCTCGGCGGCAGCCATGTTTTTCTTTTATTCCAGTATTAATTTGCAAGGCACTTACGTCGGCGT contains:
- the smpB gene encoding SsrA-binding protein SmpB — its product is MMGKSSKSDQQQARAAAQRRLAENRRARFNYEILETYTAGLVLQGWEVKSVRGGRAQIGESYVAVSRGELFLLGSHFSPLTAASTHVEAEPLRSRKLLMTAKEISYLIGKTQQVGLTLVPLNLHLVRGKIKILVGLARGKKKHDKRDALQKRDWQRQQQRILKNQY
- the glnA gene encoding type I glutamate--ammonia ligase: MSNTKILKKIKDENIVFVDFRFTDYYGKCHHITAPATHVDADFLSEGKGFDGSSIPGWRGIEDSDMVLMPDASSARVDPFLDEKTLILMCDVFRPHDNKPYNRCPRSIAAAATTYLKKTGIGDSVMFGSEQEFFVFDSVQFKNDMHKTGFSIRSEEGAWSSSLDLDGFNSGHRPGVKGGYFPVPPVDSLVDMRNEMCLRLCDMGMEAEVHHHEVATAGQCEIGTRGGAAVARGDDNQFLKYVVLNVAHQFGKTATFMPKPLKGDNGSGMHVHQSISKNGKNIFQGGLYGGLSQEALWYVGGILKHARALNALTNASTNSYRRLMPGFEAPVKLAYSARNRSAALRIPHSSASSRRVETRFPDSSANPYLCFAGLLLAGLDGIKNKIDPGDPCDFNLYHDSRSTDQKVRKVKEVCGSLADALVELDKDRKFLTSTGVFDDDAIDAYLELKQQEVARFRESPQPIEFEMYYSC
- a CDS encoding RnfH family protein; translated protein: MSVAALIHNAMRRTLIVSYSAEQMFALVDDIESYPDFLPWCERAEVTRNGELVRAVLHIHYCGVKVFFATDNRHQRPSRIDMTLAEGPLNSLQGGWNFVNLGDGRSRVEFELEYEFKSGPLKKLFSRVLDAVFGRFVDSFIALAKERYGEAGRGNIRVAITNGGKERMLTLSGGATVGDALAADNCEEATSVGVFGRLCGRDERLEDGDRVEIYQSLVRDPRAARRKRAATHE
- the dnaB gene encoding replicative DNA helicase, with translation MRDIIFFLLTAMNSQSDIAHPVIDDTPRNKLTSPHAVEAEQALLGALLLNNDLFNDLDGTLRSEHFYDKRHQLIFKCIQELALNQHADPILLTQRLQADDRLREAGGAEYIAAIADSGAAAVNVSAYAELVRDMALLRQMAQVLSEAAAEVYHPGDKPPLKLLDEAESRLAAIGGQFAGEAAGMRLAGKEAESYLNRMIPIIQSKNFDALRGAPTGYPKLDKMTNGLHGGDLVIIAGRPGAGKTAFSLNVARHVSATGGGVVFFSLEMSVNLLVMRLISQDGLDANLLRTGKHWDGRAMDGDDLRKFTESVSTLGQRNIYIEDRGALNILEARSMARRARRQLSRDGCKLSLIVVDYLQLMSAGGDGVENRVLEVSAVSRGLKALAKELNVPVVALSQLNRSVDVRPNKEPVLSDLRESGAIEQDADLVLFLHEKTDESESYGGHDSGTKVKLIIGKQRNGPTGTVPLIFDKKHTRFAQATEEHDSFDQSPNASERGSFNS
- a CDS encoding extracellular solute-binding protein translates to MNTTTKKIVASFAATALIAGNALAAKDIELTIVSWGGAYTDSQQNAYHAPYMKANPHVSIINDDSSNEAVPKLRAQNEAGNINWDLVDMVPADAIRACDEGIVIEIDFDKVLAPAPDGTSPTQDFGASLVSPCFIPQIVYSTTFGYRSDVAEWGGKKPTSIKDVFDTKNFPGKRSLEKRPVNNMEWALIADGVSPDQVYDALSTPEGVDRAFAKLDTIKDDIIWWSSGADTPDRLAKKEVVMGSTYNGRLFALIEEQKQPVEMMWDWQIFELDGWVIPAGLPKDRLQAVLDYLYYATDTQRLADQSKYISYGPARQSSAPLVGKHATLDIDMAPHMPTDPNNAKNTLYNNIEWWADNRDELDQRFQAWLDQ
- the betB gene encoding betaine-aldehyde dehydrogenase, which gives rise to MSFSTSTTPKYGPDSVLPKQKLFINGHFVDATSDDAFDTINPATNKTICSVQQASQQDIDKAVSAARDAFPAWAATPARERGTILRRAAKILLARNEELAALETLDTGKAISETQTVDIITGVEVLEYYAGIAPTLHGDYFDHPPTAFSIIHREPLGVCAGIGAWNYPIQIAMWKSAPALACGNTMVFKPAELTPLSALALADIYCEAGVPNGVFNVVQGDARIGRMLSLHPGIDKVSLTGEAGTGKKVMADAATTLKHVTFELGGKSPLLIFADADIESAVSAALVANFFSTGQVCSNGTRVFVERSVIDEFITRLRPRVEAMRVGCPFDPQTQVGPLVSTKHWQKVMSYMDDAFASAATHVTGGQRPTDSSLTAGNYVLPAVFADCDDNMRFVREEVFGPLMSILTFDNEEEVLARANATDYGLAAAVFSRDFSRAHRLAQRLQAGTVWINDYNTLPPEVPFGGVKGSGIGRENGLQAVEHYTQTKTVYANTGDFKGCY
- a CDS encoding ABC transporter permease, translated to MTDVVNDTTLKTRFSRTERRKRVRALLLVLPLFLFICVTFLAPVAEMLFRSTDNTAVHNALTNTHKALSSWDENSGELPPQAAYLAIIADVKAGAKKKMFTRVGRRLNYQISGVSSMFRKTARQARRLPDDIADPQTALIKIHKKWGDVNIWRGIKYFTTPYTSSYYLDATDFGYVLENGDYARKVESQRVYLNLFWRTIIMSVAITLLTLLMAYPTAFLISSISSQSANLLLIMVLLPFWTSLLVRTTSWIVLLYQEGVINDLLVSLGLVSDDGRLELIHNTTGTIVAMTHILLPFMLLPLYSVMKTINPAYMRAARSMGAGAFTAFRRVYFPQTVPGIGAGAILVFILAIGYYITPELVGGVEGTFISNRIAYHVRSSGNWGLASALGFILLILVLLMYWCYDKIVGIDNMKLG
- a CDS encoding NAD(P)H-hydrate dehydratase, which translates into the protein MIPLYNNKTIRSIEAEAFVYGDSFAVMMRAGKAIAQQAILMTKNDNRAILIIAGPGNNGGDALIAAASLRETGRNVRAVFLGNIACLSADAKKALAHGKPIFNDFADDDYALAIDGLFGIGLARPLDDTYKETVHRLNALSCPVLSIDIPSGINGDTGAAAGKAVYATRTITFFAAKLGLYTGDGAQAAGKVVVERLNFQGNATPCGFLLNDDDDLNLRQLQRHKNTHKGNYGTLAVIGGATGMVGASVLATRAAVRLGAGKVFALSLANPVPLLDWSMPEVMWCTATADILKTLSLQAGVIGVGMGTDSAAKRLLKTALTLPLPLVVDADALNLLAQHLPLRNLCTNRKAPLILTPHPTEAARMLGSDTIAVNKDRVHAAKTLAANYSACVILKGAGTVIADSSGWCICAAGNPGLAQAGAGDVLAGIIGALLAQTQNAEFAARAGVWLHAAAADEQAAQSGTIGLNLNTLAETAARRLNLYIENQVGD
- a CDS encoding ABC transporter permease; the encoded protein is MMPSYVQGWEKIWHYVLRVIAGLVLFYLIFPIFVIVPLSFNALPYFVFTEEMLSLDPAGYSLQWYKDFFTDINWQTAVKNSVIISLFSTLLATFLGTLAALGLSRSYLPFRRAIMAMLISPMIVPLIISAAAMFFFYSSINLQGTYVGVILAHTALATPFVVITVTATLSNFDYSLVRASHSLGASPTTTFFRIIVPIIFPGVISGALFAFITSFDEVVVILFVGSYEQHTIPWQMFSGIRERISPTILAVATILIFLSILLLLATELLRRRTERLRGITGV